Proteins encoded in a region of the Suricata suricatta isolate VVHF042 chromosome 10, meerkat_22Aug2017_6uvM2_HiC, whole genome shotgun sequence genome:
- the LOC115305001 gene encoding olfactory receptor 8S1-like gives MALANHSTIIEFLLLGVPEDHHTQVLVFVLFLVVYLLTLSGNLLMILVIRANSHLHTPMYFFLNHLSFLDLCYSSATVPKMLENLLSEKKTISVEDCLTQAFFVLAFGGTELYLLAVMAYDRYAAICYPLLYGQMMSNELCVRLVWGSWSLAFLDAFINTLLAWNLDFCETQVISNFICEIPSLFPLSCSSSFDNFAVLLCSALLHAFGTFILVFFSYTRIVTTILSISSTSGRNKAFSTCSSHLTAVILFYGSGFLRYLMPTSGSPWESVFSMQYSVVTPLVNPLVYSLKNKEVKASLKNMLQKSLQHLR, from the coding sequence atgGCGTTGGCAAATCACAGCACCATCATTGAGTTCCTCCTTCTTGGAGTGCCTGAAGATCATCATACCCAAGTTCTAGTCTTTGTGCTTTTCCTGGTAGTTTACCTCCTGACTCTGTCAGGGAACTTGTTGATGATCCTAGTTATCAGAGCCAATTCTCATCttcacacacccatgtacttcttcttGAATCACCTCTCCTTCCTGGATCTCTGTTACTCTTCAGCCACAGTGCCTAAGATGCTAGAGAATCTCCTGTCTGAGAAGAAAACCATCTCAGTGGAAGACTGTTTGACCCAGGCTTTCTTTGTGCTTGCCTTTGGGGGAACAGAGCTCTACCTCCTTgcagtgatggcctatgaccgctatgccGCCATTTGCTACCCTCTACTCTATGGTCAGATGATGAGCAATGAGCTGTGTGTGAGACTGGTGTGGGGATCTTGGAGTCTGGCCTTTTTGGATGCCTTCATCAATACCCTCCTAGCTTGGAATTTGGACTTCTGTGAGACTCAAGTCATCTCCAACTTCATTTGTGAGATTCCTTCTCTGTTCCCTCTATCCTGTTCCAGTAGCTTTGATAACTTTGCAgtcctgctctgctctgccctcctGCATGCCTTTGGGACCTTCATTCTAGTCTTCTTCTCTTACACCCGCATTGTCACCACCATCCTGAGCATCAGCTCCACCTCAGGAAGAAAcaaggccttctccacctgctcctcccacctcacTGCAGTGATCCTGTTCTATGGCTCAGGTTTTCTTCGCTATCTCATGCCAACCTCAGGTTCTCCATGGGAGTCGGTTTTTTCCATGCAGTACAGTGTGGTCACTCCCCTAGTGAATCCCCTTGTCTACAGCCTAAAGAACAAGGAAGTAAAAGCCTCTCTGAAAAACATGTTGCAGAAAAGTTTACAACATCTCAGGTAG